A genomic region of Catalinimonas niigatensis contains the following coding sequences:
- the hemL gene encoding glutamate-1-semialdehyde 2,1-aminomutase → MPIFDRSRSLFSKAQQYIPGGVNSPVRAFKAVGGDPLFIKSAKGAYVYDEDNNQYIELINSWGPMILGHSHEIIEKAVSEAIPRSLSFGAPTAKEVEIAALIVDMVPSIEKVRMVNSGTEATMSAVRLARGYTGKDKLIKFAGCYHGHGDSFLIAAGSGAMTMGIPNSPGVTEGTAQDTLLADFNDITSVRKLVETNKGQIAAIILEPVAGNMGCILPKEGFLQDLRKLCDEERIVLIFDEVMTGFRLAKGGAQELYGVTPDMTTLGKIIGGGMPVGAYGGKKEIMDFVSPVGPVYQAGTLSGNPIAMAAGYAILSHLNENSKIYEDLDRVTTKIVNGYRQNLEKLGLNYTLTQQGSMFCLFFTDQEVFDYNSASTSDTELFGKYFRSMLNQGIYLAPSQYEALFVSHAITDEIADRIIDANYQALKEIH, encoded by the coding sequence ATGCCTATTTTTGATAGAAGTCGTTCACTATTTTCAAAAGCACAACAATATATACCTGGTGGGGTAAACTCACCGGTAAGAGCTTTCAAAGCAGTAGGTGGAGATCCGCTTTTCATCAAGTCGGCCAAAGGAGCTTATGTTTATGATGAGGACAATAACCAATACATAGAACTCATCAATTCCTGGGGGCCTATGATCCTCGGTCATAGCCATGAGATCATTGAAAAGGCAGTTTCAGAAGCTATTCCCCGTTCCCTTTCCTTTGGAGCACCCACAGCCAAAGAAGTAGAAATAGCAGCACTGATCGTGGATATGGTGCCGTCTATTGAAAAAGTGCGCATGGTTAACTCCGGTACAGAGGCTACCATGTCAGCAGTGCGCCTGGCCAGAGGTTATACCGGTAAAGATAAGCTGATCAAGTTTGCCGGTTGTTATCATGGTCACGGAGATTCCTTTCTCATTGCTGCTGGTAGCGGCGCTATGACCATGGGCATACCTAATAGTCCGGGCGTTACCGAAGGTACTGCACAGGATACCTTGCTAGCTGATTTTAATGATATCACTTCTGTTAGAAAGCTGGTAGAAACGAACAAAGGACAAATAGCTGCTATCATCCTTGAGCCAGTGGCAGGTAATATGGGCTGTATACTGCCTAAAGAGGGCTTCTTGCAGGATTTGCGCAAACTTTGTGATGAAGAAAGAATCGTACTCATTTTTGATGAAGTGATGACAGGATTCAGGCTCGCCAAAGGTGGGGCACAGGAGCTATACGGAGTTACCCCGGATATGACTACTCTGGGTAAAATTATCGGCGGCGGCATGCCGGTAGGCGCTTATGGTGGTAAAAAAGAAATCATGGATTTTGTTTCCCCCGTTGGGCCGGTTTACCAGGCGGGAACCCTTTCGGGAAACCCAATCGCTATGGCAGCAGGCTATGCGATACTCAGTCACTTAAATGAAAATTCAAAAATCTATGAGGACCTGGATAGGGTTACCACCAAAATTGTAAATGGCTACCGCCAGAATCTGGAAAAGCTAGGGCTTAACTATACTTTAACCCAGCAGGGTTCTATGTTTTGTCTTTTCTTCACAGACCAGGAGGTATTTGATTACAATTCAGCCAGTACTTCTGATACTGAGCTTTTTGGTAAGTATTTCCGCAGCATGCTCAATCAGGGGATTTACCTGGCTCCCTCACAGTACGAAGCCCTGTTTGTTTCGCATGCCATCACGGATGAAATCGCTGACAGAATCATCGACGCAAATTATCAGGCGTTAAAAGAAATACACTGA
- the hisB gene encoding bifunctional histidinol-phosphatase/imidazoleglycerol-phosphate dehydratase HisB, giving the protein MKKILFIDRDGTIIIEPEDKQIDSLEKLEFLPKAISNLRKLAEETDYEFVMVTNQDGLGTDSFPEETFWPAHNKMLKILEGEGITFKAIHIDRSFGHENKPTRKPGTAMLTEYMDNEAYDLTHSYVLGDRLTDVALAKNLGAKAIYVSEEQANKAALSTTDWDKIYEFLRLPARTAEVRRTTKETDIEIYLNLDGQGQTNIHTGLGFFDHMLDQLGRHSGADLKVKVKGDLHIDEHHTIEDTALALGEAYRKAIGDKKGIMRYGFLLPMDESLAQVAIDFGGRPWLIWEAEYKREKIGDMPTEMFYHFFKSFSDTSLSNINIKVEGDNEHHKIEATFKALAKAIKMAVSRDLKNLDKLPSTKGVL; this is encoded by the coding sequence ATGAAAAAAATACTTTTTATAGATCGTGATGGCACCATCATCATTGAACCGGAAGACAAGCAGATAGATTCTCTGGAAAAACTTGAATTTTTACCCAAGGCCATTTCCAATCTGCGCAAACTGGCAGAAGAGACAGATTATGAATTTGTGATGGTGACCAACCAGGATGGCCTGGGTACGGACTCTTTTCCTGAAGAGACTTTCTGGCCAGCGCACAATAAAATGCTGAAGATTCTGGAAGGAGAAGGCATCACCTTTAAAGCTATTCATATAGACCGCAGCTTTGGGCACGAGAACAAGCCTACGCGCAAGCCAGGAACCGCCATGCTTACTGAATATATGGATAATGAGGCGTATGATCTGACTCATTCTTATGTGCTCGGCGACCGTCTGACAGACGTAGCGTTGGCCAAAAATCTGGGAGCCAAAGCTATTTATGTTTCCGAAGAGCAGGCAAATAAGGCTGCATTAAGCACTACCGACTGGGACAAAATTTATGAATTTCTTCGCCTGCCTGCCCGAACGGCTGAAGTACGGCGTACTACCAAGGAAACGGATATTGAAATTTACCTGAACCTGGATGGTCAGGGGCAAACCAATATCCATACCGGATTAGGTTTCTTTGATCATATGCTGGACCAGTTGGGAAGGCACTCCGGTGCTGACCTCAAAGTAAAAGTTAAAGGTGACCTGCATATTGACGAACACCATACCATAGAAGACACCGCCCTGGCTTTGGGCGAAGCTTATCGCAAAGCCATTGGAGATAAAAAAGGCATCATGCGCTATGGTTTTTTGCTACCGATGGATGAGTCGCTGGCACAGGTGGCTATAGACTTTGGCGGACGACCCTGGCTGATCTGGGAGGCTGAATACAAGCGGGAAAAAATTGGAGATATGCCTACCGAAATGTTTTATCATTTCTTCAAATCCTTTTCTGATACTTCACTGAGCAATATCAATATCAAGGTAGAAGGAGACAATGAGCACCATAAGATTGAGGCTACCTTCAAGGCACTGGCTAAAGCCATCAAAATGGCGGTGAGCCGGGATCTTAAAAACCTAGACAAATTGCCAAGTACCAAAGGAGTATTATAA
- a CDS encoding TonB-dependent receptor, with amino-acid sequence MKKLVFLSMILLTGFYQTLQAQQKFTLNGYIKDVTNGEELIGVTVLVKEKGAGVVTNVYGFYALSLPPATYEVEFSYVGFQTLTETVDLNSNQELNISLDPSVTEMQEVIISEERADEFKNVERIEMSRNDIPVDLVKKTPALFGEPDIIKTVQMMPGVISAGEGTSGYFVRGGGADQNLILIDEAPIYDPSHFFGLFSVFNADVIKDSELYKGGIPAQFGGRLSSILEVRTKDGNNQQLSGSGSIGLLASKVMLEGPIANENSSFLLSARRSYADVFLKMSPDEDLSENQVYFYDINAKVNWKPDNKNRFFLAAYAGRDAFNFSNIFGFNWGNKTGTFRWNHLFNEKLFSNTTLIASNFDYTLASEQSAAEFDWSANLQEFSLKQDFNYFVNPKNVLSFGLQASYRRFSPGTVKPGSEESYFGNVEMDKMYAMDYALYLSNEQQLTQRLSLLYGLRLSVFQNVGETTIYEYAKNDQGLPDNVNVRITDSTYYGSMKPIKTFANLEPRFSARYLLGKENSLKLSYNRMVQYVHLMSNSTVPVPFNTWTPSSPYLDPQIADQLALGYFQNFNDNMYAFSVETYYKKMQDVTDFADNANLLLNQDAPVEYRQGEGESYGMELFLQKNKGRITGFASYTLSKTELSIPGVNRDQVFAANYDRRHVANIMANYGVNDQWSIGGTFTYSTGRPFTLPVGRYVFDDYNVDLFSDRNSYRLPDFHRLDLSANYEPRRNANRRWKTSWNFAIYNAYNRRNPFTIYTQAIQDEDGNVIDPDKKEARMVYLFPILPSITYRITF; translated from the coding sequence ATGAAAAAATTAGTCTTTCTGTCAATGATACTGTTGACGGGATTTTACCAAACCTTACAGGCCCAGCAAAAATTTACCTTGAATGGCTATATCAAAGACGTAACCAACGGTGAAGAACTGATTGGTGTCACCGTACTGGTGAAAGAAAAAGGTGCAGGTGTAGTGACCAACGTATACGGATTTTATGCCCTCAGTTTGCCTCCTGCTACATATGAGGTAGAATTCAGCTATGTAGGCTTTCAGACATTGACTGAAACAGTGGATCTCAATAGCAATCAGGAATTAAACATTTCCCTGGACCCTTCTGTCACAGAAATGCAGGAGGTGATCATCTCTGAAGAGCGGGCCGATGAGTTTAAGAACGTGGAGCGTATTGAGATGAGCCGCAATGACATTCCGGTGGACCTGGTGAAGAAAACACCGGCGCTCTTTGGTGAGCCTGATATCATCAAGACCGTGCAGATGATGCCCGGCGTGATCTCTGCCGGTGAGGGTACCTCCGGCTATTTTGTGAGAGGTGGCGGGGCCGATCAGAACCTGATCCTGATTGACGAAGCACCCATCTACGACCCTTCTCACTTTTTCGGTCTGTTCTCCGTCTTTAATGCCGATGTGATCAAAGATTCGGAGCTGTATAAAGGGGGTATTCCTGCTCAGTTTGGCGGTCGCCTGTCTTCCATACTGGAAGTACGTACCAAAGATGGCAACAACCAGCAGCTTTCCGGTTCCGGTAGTATTGGTCTGCTGGCCAGCAAAGTAATGCTGGAAGGGCCGATTGCCAATGAAAACAGCTCCTTTCTGCTGTCGGCCCGCCGTTCTTATGCGGACGTGTTTCTGAAAATGTCCCCTGATGAAGACCTCAGTGAGAACCAGGTATATTTTTATGACATCAATGCAAAAGTGAACTGGAAGCCCGATAATAAAAACCGTTTCTTTCTGGCCGCTTACGCCGGTAGAGATGCTTTTAATTTCAGCAACATCTTTGGGTTTAACTGGGGCAACAAGACTGGGACTTTCCGCTGGAACCACCTTTTCAACGAAAAGCTTTTCTCCAACACCACCCTCATTGCCAGCAACTTTGACTATACCCTGGCAAGTGAGCAGTCTGCTGCTGAGTTTGACTGGAGTGCCAACCTGCAGGAGTTTTCGCTGAAGCAGGATTTCAACTACTTCGTCAATCCTAAAAACGTGTTGAGCTTTGGATTGCAGGCGTCTTACCGCCGCTTTTCTCCGGGAACGGTAAAGCCGGGAAGCGAAGAATCTTATTTTGGCAATGTAGAAATGGATAAGATGTATGCGATGGATTACGCTTTGTATCTCAGCAATGAGCAGCAGCTTACCCAAAGGTTGTCCTTACTCTATGGCCTGAGGCTGTCGGTCTTCCAGAATGTAGGAGAAACAACGATCTACGAATATGCCAAAAACGATCAGGGCCTGCCTGACAATGTCAATGTGCGCATCACGGACTCCACCTATTATGGTAGTATGAAGCCGATCAAGACATTTGCCAATCTGGAGCCTCGTTTCAGTGCCAGGTATCTACTGGGCAAAGAGAATTCCCTCAAGCTCTCTTACAACCGCATGGTACAGTACGTCCATCTGATGTCTAACTCTACCGTTCCGGTGCCCTTCAACACCTGGACACCCAGCTCTCCTTATCTGGACCCCCAGATTGCTGATCAGCTGGCTTTGGGATATTTTCAGAACTTCAACGACAATATGTATGCTTTCTCGGTGGAGACCTACTACAAGAAAATGCAGGATGTGACCGATTTTGCCGACAACGCCAACCTGCTGTTGAACCAGGATGCTCCGGTAGAATACCGTCAGGGTGAAGGTGAATCTTACGGAATGGAGCTTTTTCTGCAAAAGAACAAAGGACGCATCACCGGATTTGCCAGTTATACCTTGTCTAAAACAGAACTAAGCATACCGGGGGTAAACCGGGATCAGGTCTTTGCGGCCAATTATGACCGTCGCCATGTTGCCAACATCATGGCTAATTATGGAGTAAATGATCAGTGGTCCATAGGAGGAACGTTTACCTACTCTACCGGAAGACCCTTTACGCTGCCTGTTGGGCGCTATGTATTTGATGACTACAATGTAGACCTGTTTTCTGATCGCAACTCCTATCGTTTGCCCGACTTTCATCGTCTGGACCTGTCAGCCAACTATGAGCCGCGCAGAAATGCGAATCGTCGCTGGAAGACCTCCTGGAATTTTGCCATCTACAATGCTTACAACCGCAGAAACCCCTTTACCATCTATACCCAGGCCATACAGGACGAAGATGGGAATGTCATAGACCCGGATAAGAAGGAAGCC